Genomic segment of Kibdelosporangium phytohabitans:
GTGATGGCAGTCGGCCCTGCCACCAGGGGCCAAGCGGTGCAGGGGGTGTCGGGGAGTCACGGCCAGGTTGCTGAAAGTAGTTTCGGTTCGGCTGTCGATCCCGGCTTCCCAGGTTCGACGCAGGGGTGCACGCACACCGATGAGGGAAGGCACCCCGATGACCCAGCAACTGCTCGCTCGCCGCTTTCGGACTGCCGCTGACCCGCGTATTCGTGGGCAGGTGCATCGGGTGGGCGACGAGGCCTACGACCGTCTCCGCGCCAGCCTCAACCCGGCTTTCGACGCGAACCCGCTGGTCGTCGCCGAGGCGACCTGTGCGGCTGACGTGCGGACCGCCGTGCTGTGGGCGCGGGACCACGGGCTGCCGTTCGCTGTGCAGTCCACCGGGCACGGCACCTACGTCCCTTCCGATGGGGGACTGCTGGTCAGGACGACTCCGATGGCCGGTGTCCTGATCGACCCCGAACGGCGGATCGCCCGGGTTGGTGCCGGTGCGGTGTGGGGTGACGTGATCGCTGCTGCTGCGCCGTTCGGTCTGGCGCCTGTCTCCGGGTCTTCGCCGACCGTGGGCGTCGCCGGGTTCACGATGGGCGGTGGCCTGGGACCACTGTCCCGCAAGTACGGTCTCGGGGCGGACAACCTGCTGCGTGTGGACCTTGTCACCGCTGACGGCGAGCTTGTCACCGCGACTGCTGACCGCAACGCCGACCTGTTCTGGGCGGTCCGTGGCGGCGGCGGCAACTTCGGTGTGGCCACGTCGATGGAGATCCGGCTGCACCCCGTCGACGAGGTGTACGCCGGGCACGCCCTCTTCCCGATCGACCGGGCTGCCGAGTTGCTCG
This window contains:
- a CDS encoding FAD-binding oxidoreductase, whose product is MGDEAYDRLRASLNPAFDANPLVVAEATCAADVRTAVLWARDHGLPFAVQSTGHGTYVPSDGGLLVRTTPMAGVLIDPERRIARVGAGAVWGDVIAAAAPFGLAPVSGSSPTVGVAGFTMGGGLGPLSRKYGLGADNLLRVDLVTADGELVTATADRNADLFWAVRGGGGNFGVATSMEIRLHPVDEVYAGHALFPIDRAAELLARFGEYAPVMPEELTCTIALAGEHVSIRATYAGDAVAARKALRPLWRIAGTPVQSTFAEVSVPQASVPGTAPRNFDLFTSLSDDVVRTVVDTADDTNAIEVRYWGGAIAEGATPAGHRHVPFSIAVDGPQDVAERLWPYASGGTFLNFLHDPAAAETAFTAADYQRLREVKAVHDPSNVFSRTMNIPPA